One Helianthus annuus cultivar XRQ/B chromosome 12, HanXRQr2.0-SUNRISE, whole genome shotgun sequence genomic region harbors:
- the LOC110895209 gene encoding malate dehydrogenase 1, mitochondrial: protein MRTAMLKSIRSSLQKSSSTAAGRRSYSSESAPERKVAILGAAGGIGQPLSLLMKLNPLVSSLSLYDIAGTPGVAADVSHINTRSEVVGYMGDENLGKALEGADVVIIPAGVPRKPGMTRDDLFNINAGIVKGLCTAITKYCPHALVNMISNPVNSTVPIASEVFKKAGTYDEKRLFGVTTLDVVRAKTFYAGKAKVPVAGVNVPVVGGHAGITILPLFSQATPQANNLSDEEIVALTKRTQDGGTEVVEAKAGKGSATLSMAYAGAIFADACLKGLNGVPDVVECSFVQSNVTELPFFASKVRLGKNGVEEVLGLGALNDYEKQGLEALLPELKSSIEKGIAFANKS, encoded by the exons ATGAGGACAGCTatgttgaaatcgatccgttcATCTCTTCAGAAATCTTCCTCCACCGCCGCCGGCCGCCGGAGCTACTCATCGGAATCTGCACCGGAGCGTAAGGTTGCTATTCTAGGGGCTGCCGGCGGTATCGGACAACCGCTTTCACTCCTCATGAAACTAAATCCTCTTGTATCTAGCCTCTCGCTGTACGATATCGCCGGTACTCCTGGTGTCGCTGCTGACGTCAGCCACATCAACACCAGATCTGAG GTGGTTGGTTACATGGGTGACGAAAATCTTGGAAAGGCATTGGAAGGTGCTGATGTAGTCATCATTCCAGCTGGCGTACCGAGGAAGCCTGGTATGACACGTGATGatcttttcaacatcaatgctgGCATTGTTAAGGGTTTGTGCACAGCTATCACCAAGTATTGCCCACAC GCACTGGTTAATATGATCAGTAACCCGGTCAATTCTACTGTGCCCATTGCTTCTGAGGTCTTCAAGAAAGCAGGTACATATGACGAGAAAAGGCTGTTCGGTGTGACCACACTTGATGTTGTCAGGGCGAAAACTTTCTATGCTGGAAAGGCAAAGGTTCCAGTTGCAG GTGTTAATGTGCCTGTTGTTGGTGGCCATGCTGGCATCACCATTCTACCTTTGTTTTCACAA GCTACACCACAAGCAAACAACTTATCAGATGAAGAGATAGTTGCTCTAACAAAAAGAACTCAAGATGGTGGTACGGAGGTTGTGGAGGCAAAGGCTGGAAAGGGTTCTGCCACACTCTCAATGGC TTATGCAGGAGCGATATTTGCCGATGCATGTTTGAAAGGACTTAATGGGGTCCCAGATGTTGTGGAATGCTCATTTGTGCAATCAAATGTAACCGAACTACCTTTCTTCGCTTCCAAG GTGAGGCTCGGCAAGAACGGTGTAGAGGAAGTCCTAGGCCTGGGTGCACTTAACGACTATGAGAAACAAGGTTTGGAAGCCCTTCTGCCTGAGCTAAAGTCATCCATCGAGAAGGGAATCGCGTTTGCTAACAAGAGCTAA